A single region of the Oncorhynchus keta strain PuntledgeMale-10-30-2019 chromosome 37, Oket_V2, whole genome shotgun sequence genome encodes:
- the LOC118370165 gene encoding ADP-ribosylation factor-like protein 4C, whose product MGNSFSNIAAFQSLHIVMLGLDSAGKTTVLYRLKFNEFVNTVPTIGFNTERIKLSNGTAKGISCHFWDVGGQEKLRPLWKSYSRCTDGIIYVVDSVDVDRLEEAKTELHKVTKFAENQGTPLLVIANKQDLPKSLPVHEIEKQLALHELSPSTTYHVQPACAIIGEGLHEGMDKLYEMIVKRRKSFKQKKKR is encoded by the coding sequence ATGGGCAACAGTTTTTCTAACATAGCTGCTTTTCAGTCCCTGCATATTGTAATGCTGGGTTTAGATTCCGCCGGTAAAACGACTGTCCTGTACCGCCTGAAATTCAACGAATTTGTGAACACTGTTCCCACAATCGGATTTAACACCGAGAGGATAAAACTGAGTAACGGTACCGCCAAAGGGATCAGTTGTCATTTTTGGGACGTCGGGGGACAGGAGAAGCTGAGACCGTTATGGAAATCCTACAGTCGGTGCACGGATGGCATTATTTACGTAGTGGACTCAGTGGACGTGGACAGACTAGAGGAAGCCAAAACAGAACTGCATAAAGTTACCAAATTCGCAGAAAACCAGGGGACTCCATTACTGGTGATAGCCAACAAGCAGGACTTGCCCAAGTCTCTACCGGTCCATGAGATTGAGAAGCAACTGGCACTGCATGAGCTCAGCCCTTCTACCACTTACCATGTCCAGCCTGCATGTGCCATCATAGGTGAAGGGCTCCATGAAGGCATGGATAAACTGTATGAAATGATTGTGAAACGAAGGAAATCATTTAAACAAAAGAAAAAGAGATAA